The sequence below is a genomic window from Acidobacteriota bacterium.
AAATGCCAAACGATTGCTGACAGCCCTGGCGCGAGCTGAAAAGAGAAAGCGCAAACCAGAGACGCTTGGCAAGCTGCGGCGGGAGTTGGGGCTTGGCGAAACCGCTTGAGCGCAAGGCTGTGTTCGTCGAAGAGTTCCGCGAGGACCTGCAGTACTGGGTGAAAACAGACAGGCGTACGGCCTTGCGAATCCTGGAACTCGTCGAAGCGGTACTGCGCGATCCCTTCGCCGGCATCGGCAAGCCGGAGCCACTGAAGTTCGTTCTGGCAGGGTGCTGGTCGCGGCGGATTACCCAGGAACACCGTCTCGTTTATCGCGTCAGCGAAAAGCGAATCGATTTTCTCCAGGCCCGCTATCACTACTGACCCGCATGGAGATCCCGCCTGTTTCAGTCGAAAGTCCACTCGCCTAACGCTTCTGCCGTCTTGTTCAACTTGGAATGGTCGCGACAAATTACTTTGCCGGGGGGTTGGCTTCTGGTTTGGAACTGCCTCCTCGAAACAAATCGATAAAGCTCTGACTTGGCGCGGAATCCTTTCCGATATCCTGAAATATGCGGAGCGGATCCCGTGCGAGAATTTCTATAGTCCGTTGTGCCATTAGCGTCATTGCAGTGTTTCCATCTTCAAGGTCAACATTCGCGAGATACGCCATGTGGTCTCGGTAGCCAGCGAAGGCCTTCGATGTCGCTTCTTTGAAGGCATAATCCTCTTGAACCATAAGGGTATTCACGTATTGTATGGCGGAGACCCAACCAAGCCAAATCAAAGGGGCGCCAAGCGCCACTTTTTGCAGAATCTGTTGCCACAAAGGCGCTGCCATTGGGACTGGGTTTAGTTTTTGCAATTCAATCAACTCATAGGAAAGAAATGTTAGGGACCCGATGCTTATAATGAAAACGGCCGCCCATGCGCGTTTGGCTATCTCCAATTGATGTACTCGCCCCGCAAACGCAGACGCAAGTCCCGCGCTTGCTCCCTTGGGAAGGAGATCGGCAATGAGTTGTTCCTGTTTCGTAGCTTTGATAATGATGGCATCGAGTTCAATTTTCTGCTTCGCTATTACTCCCGCTGTTTCCTCAGTTCCGGTTAGAAGCCCCGCTGCACTTGATTTGAGAGTCTCGAGCTGGGATGCGGATTCCTGTGTCTGGGAAAGTGCTTCCGCGGCTTTCACTTTGTGTCCCGTTGTAGCTGTTGCCCCTTCCTCTGCTTCCTTGCTCCAGCCATCAATCTGTGATTCGACCTCTCCCAAGCTTGCAATCCTTTGCTCAACCACTTCAAGTAGCTGCGATTTTGTGGCTAGTTCCCGTTGAGCAGTGCCTAAGAGTGCCAGCGCTTCAGAAAGTTGGGAAGCCAAATCGGCGACGAATGCTCTATCAGGCTGTGCTTCG
It includes:
- a CDS encoding Txe/YoeB family addiction module toxin yields the protein MAKPLERKAVFVEEFREDLQYWVKTDRRTALRILELVEAVLRDPFAGIGKPEPLKFVLAGCWSRRITQEHRLVYRVSEKRIDFLQARYHY